From a region of the bacterium genome:
- a CDS encoding DUF4331 domain-containing protein, with the protein MRTKIFLLGLVGMALALCFATPTVASSHREAQAILEDPAVDNTDMYAWVSDGDHSKLYLTAGYNGLHEPGQGNQQTRLGCNVLYEFHISRGIGSLDDEVTYQIKLNCGKPTRVDITDLSLPPGGGKELLVQLSGQQITYTVTKIAGGQRSVIGNNCRMAPPNVGPATDRIAYGLGPFTGYDGNNPSQFEDGLYNKEFVQSFICDMGSEGRAFVGVMDDAYQLDEKGIFDILNLANFPGGRRSKGEDVFAGFNLNVMALEVPTTTVLGGPIPHNGTCGDDTLLSVWASASRRKNRTLKKSGMDTERGPWVQVGRQGLPLVNAGLIGTQDQTKFLRTTPLTDVANFAGYFLNPILVRDIEFLGLYRALGVPQATVDTLKSGRVDILQVINLDNIPAAGCHHVPIEAGKTGDVLRLDVATDSQFPNGRKIGGGATPKDTQVDVSDVIISLILVGNPAAGIGDSVNQNDRSYLTEFPFYALPHQGLNGGHGKPAP; encoded by the coding sequence ATGCGAACGAAGATTTTTCTTTTAGGCCTCGTTGGAATGGCGCTAGCGCTGTGCTTCGCCACTCCCACCGTAGCCTCAAGCCATCGGGAGGCTCAAGCTATTCTCGAGGACCCTGCCGTCGACAACACCGACATGTATGCATGGGTATCGGATGGCGACCATTCGAAACTTTACCTGACAGCCGGCTATAACGGATTGCATGAACCTGGACAGGGGAACCAGCAAACACGGTTAGGCTGTAACGTTCTTTACGAGTTTCACATCTCGAGAGGAATTGGTTCTCTCGATGATGAAGTAACTTATCAAATTAAGCTCAATTGTGGAAAACCAACACGCGTCGATATTACGGATCTCAGTTTGCCTCCGGGGGGCGGCAAGGAACTTCTTGTACAGCTGAGCGGGCAGCAAATCACTTATACAGTCACAAAAATTGCGGGGGGACAGAGAAGCGTGATCGGCAACAACTGCAGGATGGCACCACCCAATGTTGGTCCGGCCACGGACCGGATCGCTTATGGTCTGGGACCATTCACGGGATATGATGGGAACAATCCCAGCCAGTTTGAAGATGGACTCTACAACAAAGAGTTCGTCCAAAGTTTCATCTGCGATATGGGTTCTGAAGGACGCGCTTTTGTGGGTGTCATGGATGATGCATATCAACTGGATGAAAAAGGAATTTTCGATATTCTCAACCTGGCAAATTTTCCGGGCGGCCGCAGATCTAAAGGGGAAGATGTATTTGCCGGTTTCAATTTAAATGTAATGGCTCTCGAAGTGCCCACCACCACAGTTTTGGGAGGTCCGATCCCGCATAACGGAACTTGTGGTGACGATACACTTCTTTCCGTCTGGGCTTCTGCAAGCCGCAGAAAAAACCGGACTCTAAAGAAAAGTGGAATGGACACAGAAAGAGGTCCATGGGTGCAGGTGGGACGTCAAGGTTTACCCCTTGTTAACGCCGGATTGATTGGAACTCAAGATCAGACCAAGTTTTTGCGAACAACTCCTTTGACGGACGTTGCCAATTTCGCAGGCTACTTCTTGAATCCTATTCTGGTACGTGATATCGAATTTCTTGGACTCTATCGCGCACTTGGCGTACCTCAAGCAACAGTCGACACCCTGAAAAGTGGACGCGTGGATATTTTGCAAGTAATCAACCTGGACAATATACCCGCAGCAGGTTGTCACCATGTTCCGATTGAGGCTGGTAAAACTGGAGACGTGCTCCGTCTTGACGTTGCAACGGACTCTCAGTTTCCCAACGGCCGAAAGATTGGCGGTGGGGCAACACCGAAAGACACTCAGGTTGATGTAAGTGACGTCATCATTAGCCTAATCCTTGTCGGCAACCCCGCTGCAGGCATAGGCGACAGTGTGAACCAAAATGACCGGTCTTACCTTACCGAATTTCCGTTTTACGCTTTGCCGCATCAAGGTCTGAACGGAGGCCATGGAAAACCGGCTCCATAA
- a CDS encoding YceI family protein: MKKVSITSVGLLFLFVTTVFAADTFAPDKDHSQVTFTTQHLVISKVSGRFKEFDAVVAYDPKDISNSSLNGTIKTASLSTDNEKRDTHLKSPDFFDVQKYPEITFASKKTEKKGNEIWLTGDLTIRGVTKSISFPVTIVGPVKDPWGNSRLGVEASLKLNRQDFGVSWNSPLEGGGFVVGDEVVIKIDSELVQQVPKK; encoded by the coding sequence ATGAAAAAAGTGTCTATCACTTCAGTCGGACTCCTTTTTCTGTTCGTCACGACTGTCTTTGCAGCCGATACGTTCGCGCCGGATAAAGACCACAGTCAGGTGACCTTTACGACGCAGCATCTTGTGATCAGTAAAGTCAGTGGAAGATTCAAAGAGTTTGATGCCGTCGTTGCTTATGATCCCAAAGATATTTCAAACTCCAGCTTGAATGGGACGATCAAAACTGCAAGTCTGTCAACGGACAATGAAAAACGAGACACGCATTTAAAAAGCCCGGATTTTTTTGATGTGCAAAAATACCCTGAAATCACTTTCGCAAGCAAAAAAACAGAGAAAAAGGGAAATGAGATCTGGTTAACCGGAGATTTAACGATCCGCGGCGTGACAAAAAGCATTTCTTTCCCGGTAACGATTGTTGGGCCCGTAAAGGATCCATGGGGAAACTCAAGACTCGGAGTCGAGGCATCCCTAAAATTGAATCGTCAGGACTTCGGAGTTTCCTGGAATAGTCCTCTCGAAGGGGGTGGCTTTGTTGTGGGTGATGAAGTTGTCATCAAAATTGACTCTGAGCTTGTCCAGCAAGTACCTAAAAAGTAG